A genomic region of Streptosporangium lutulentum contains the following coding sequences:
- a CDS encoding sensor domain-containing diguanylate cyclase has product MAAPSHTSVKPHGGVTLLADRWPLLGQRRALVGYICGVVALDVAAILFFVVSGDFHWSDLLTFTALMACGAVCIEATRRLGMPAGVSRDLLSAWWLPAALLLPPLYALLAPIPLQFLLQKRVRETVVYRRVFSSAAIGLAGCAASLLFHGTTDGLAALTKGAGGPILAAIGCAVLFTVINTALIAIAAHAADPDSRWREVLWNRESLLLDVVELCLGVIVSITCALNLALLVLALPPVVLLQRSLLHAQLQAAARTDFKTGLLNAAAWQREADTEIVRARRTGETLALLIVDIDHFKRVNDTYGHLIGDQVLVGVASTIRSQLRDYDVVGRFGGEEFVVLLPRADVTEARRVAERLRSRVGRMAVPADDNMITVTISVGVAIMSVHGDDLIELLAAADLALYRAKELGRDRICLPATVVPPARRAGAESAPS; this is encoded by the coding sequence CTCTGCTTGGGCAGCGTCGCGCGCTGGTTGGTTACATCTGCGGGGTCGTGGCCCTGGACGTCGCCGCAATCCTGTTCTTTGTCGTATCCGGCGATTTCCACTGGTCTGATCTGCTCACCTTCACCGCTCTGATGGCGTGTGGCGCCGTCTGCATCGAGGCGACCCGCAGGCTCGGGATGCCCGCGGGCGTCTCCCGTGATCTGCTCTCCGCCTGGTGGCTGCCGGCCGCGCTGCTCCTGCCGCCGCTCTACGCCCTTCTCGCGCCCATCCCGCTCCAGTTCCTGCTGCAGAAACGGGTGCGTGAGACGGTCGTCTACCGAAGGGTCTTCAGCTCGGCGGCGATCGGCCTGGCCGGATGCGCGGCCTCGCTGCTCTTCCACGGCACCACCGACGGCCTGGCCGCGCTGACCAAGGGCGCCGGGGGGCCCATCCTCGCCGCGATCGGCTGCGCCGTGCTCTTCACGGTGATCAACACCGCGCTGATCGCCATCGCCGCACACGCCGCCGACCCCGACAGCCGCTGGCGGGAGGTTCTGTGGAATCGGGAAAGTCTCCTGCTCGACGTGGTCGAGCTCTGCCTCGGCGTCATCGTCTCTATCACCTGCGCGCTGAACCTGGCGCTGCTGGTCCTGGCGCTGCCGCCGGTGGTGCTGCTCCAGCGCAGCCTGCTCCACGCCCAGCTGCAGGCGGCGGCCCGCACCGACTTCAAGACCGGTCTGCTCAACGCCGCCGCGTGGCAGCGCGAGGCGGACACCGAGATCGTCAGGGCGCGTCGCACCGGCGAGACGCTCGCCCTGCTCATCGTCGACATCGACCACTTCAAACGGGTCAACGACACCTACGGCCATCTGATCGGCGATCAGGTGCTGGTGGGCGTGGCCTCCACCATCCGCAGCCAGCTCCGTGACTACGACGTGGTGGGCCGCTTCGGCGGCGAGGAGTTCGTCGTCCTGCTGCCCAGAGCCGATGTCACCGAGGCCCGCAGGGTCGCCGAGCGGCTGCGGTCCCGGGTGGGGCGGATGGCGGTTCCGGCCGACGACAACATGATCACCGTGACGATCTCGGTCGGGGTCGCGATCATGAGCGTGCACGGCGACGACCTGATCGAACTGCTCGCCGCAGCCGATCTGGCCCTTTACCGAGCCAAGGAGCTCGGCCGCGACCGAATCTGCCTGCCCGCCACGGTTGTGCCCCCTGCCCGTCGCGCTGGAGCGGAGTCCGCCCCTAGCTGA